The sequence CGCGCCGCGCCTTTGGCACCGCGGCCCAGCCCTCAGGCATCGACCGATACACCTCGCGCGGCAGCAGCGGCGACACGTCCGATGCGCGGGCCGGCGTGTCTTGCAGCGGCAACATTCCCTTGATAACAGCCCGAATGTCTTGCGCAAAAAGCTGCTTTTCGGTGCTACTCAGTGGAAAGTGCGAGAGGAAAAACCGAAGCCGATTCGGATGGGCCATGCGACGCTGCAGCTGGTCATCGGACCACCCGAGGCTCTCAGCCACCAGCGCCTGGTAGGTGCTAAAGTCAACCGGACGTGCATCGGCCGGTCGTTCGGGGAGGGCCTCGTACAGCTCCTGCGCATGCACCACAAGCCGCGGGTTGTGCGTCACAAACGCGAGCGGCGCGTCGGGATTTTCTTCTTGAAGCACCAACAGCCGGTACAGCGCGAGCGTCGTTTTGCCGCTCCCCGCCGGCCCGTTCAAAAATGTGGGCAGCGGCTGATGCAGCAGGTGCACCTGCTCATCCGAGAGAATCAGCTCGGCGGGAATCTCATTCGCATCGGCCCACTCCTCAAAAATGGCGGGGCTCTCCAGGTACCAGGGGAGATTTTCGGGGGGCGCGGTGAGTGTCGGGTCGTACTCATCCGAGAGGGCGCCTAGCGCGTTCCAGCGCTCCGCGGCCGAAAAATCGCGCTCGATGGCCTCCAGGTCGGCCGCAGGATTGTCGGGCAGCGTGTCCGTCCATGTGCAGGCATCCACCTCGTCAGCCAGGATCCACTGCATGGCCTCGGGCACGTCAAACGCCTTGCGGCGCAGCTCCCGCGGCACGTCGTCGTGATCCATCACCACCGTCCAGCAGTGAGCGGTTAGCGTGGGCTCCTCCGAGCGGCGGTCGGCATGGCGTCCGTAGGTAAATAGCAAGCGCCCGGCGTCGCTCACGCGGGCCTCCCACACGGCCACCTCCGGCCGCGACTGCAGCTTCTTCACCCGCAGCCCGCTATCGAACTGATCATGATGAATTTTCTTGAGCGCTTGCACCACCTTCTGCCGCTGCTGCTCGGGGAGCGACGGCAAAAGGTGCACAAGATGACTGGAAAGCGCAACCTGAGGCATGAGGGGCGGCACTTCGAGAGTGGGAGAACGGAAAGAAACGCCGGTACAACATACGCAGCGCGCCGGCCACTTCTCAAGTCGTGCCCACCGGCGCCGGGGCGCGGTCCTTCCGTCCGTGCGTAAGCCACGCCTGAATGAGCGCATCAAGGTCGCCATCGAGCACGGCCTGCGCGTCCGATACTTTCGTCTCCGTGCGGTGGTCGTTGACCATCGTGTACGGATGCAGCACGTACGAGCGGATCTGACTGCCCCACTCGATGCTCTTCTTCTGACTCTCGCGCTCGGCTTTCGCTTCCTCTTGCAGCGCGCGCTCGGCCTGGTAGATGCGGCTTTTTAGCATCGTCTCGGCGCGGTTTCGGTTCTGCAGCTGACTACGCTCTTCGGTGCACTCGGCCACCACCTCAATTTCTTCGCCGTTCGATAGCGGTCCGTTCCAGATGAGGCGCACGCCGGTTGCCACCTTGTTCACGTTTTGGCCGCCTTTGCCGCCCGAACGGAACGTCTGTAGCTCCATCTCGCCGGCACTCAAATCCACCTCAATGCTGTCATCTACCTCCGGGTAGACAAACACGCTGGCGAACGAGGTGTGACGGCGGCTCTCGGAGTCGAACGGCGAGATGCGCACGAGCCGGTGCACGCCGCTCTCGCCTTTCAGGTAGCCGTACGCGTAGTCGCCTGCAATGCTTAGGGAGACGCTCTTGATGCCTGCCGTGTCGCCCGGCTGATGGTCCAGCAGCTCCATCTCGTAGCCGTGGCTCTCGGCCCAGCGCGCGTACATGCGGTAGAGCATCTCGGCCCAGTCCTGGCTCTCGGTGCCACCCGCTCCTGGATTGATCGTGAGGATGGCGTCCCGCTCGTCGTCGGGGTCGTCGAGCAAGCTCTTCAGCTCCAGCGCTTCCAAGTCGCGTTCGAGCGCTTCGGCCTCCGCCTGAATCTCGTCGCTCAGGTTTTCGCCTTCTTCGGCAGCAAGCAGCTGCAGCGTCTCGATGGTCTCCGCTTGTTCTTTGAGCGCTTCCCACGCGTCAATCCATTCCTGCTCCCGCGCAATGCGCTGCTCCACCGTACGGGCGCGGTCGGGATCGTCCCAAAAGGTCGGATCGAGGCGTTCGTGGTTCAGCTCTTCAATGATGTCCCGGCGTCCGGAGACGTCAAAGATAGCCCCCGAGCGCATCGACGCGCTCGATGAGGGTGGCCAGGTCGCTATCGGAGTATTTTTTCATTGCAATAACGGATACAAAGTGAGAGGACTATGCCGCAACGGATCGGTGCTTCATCCAGCGGGCGGTCTCGCTGCCGATCCATCCGCCGGTGGCGCCCAGAACGGCACCCAGCAAAACCGTCGCCCCAACCACCGCCGCGCCGGGGATGTTTCCAAAAAGCGTGCCCAGAATGCGCAGCAGTTCGCGCGTAGGTGCCGGGGCCACCACAAACGTGTACACGACCCAGCCGCTCCACGACAGCAGCCCCGCGCCGCCGCCCACCAGCCAGCCGCGGTCAACAACCCACGCGCCGCCCGCGAGGCCCGCGACGGCGGTCATGGGCCAGCCGATCCATCCGTGCAGCAATGCAGCCAGGGCGGTGGTGCCAAGCAAAGGAAGCAGCATACCAGCAGCAAGCGAGGAGCAAGGGACTATTGGTGGCGCGCCACGAAGCGCTCCATGCGCACAAGCGCTTCTTTGATGTCGTCGAGCCCGGTGGCGTACGAGCAGCGGACGTACCCCGCGCCGCTTGGCCCAAAGGCATCGCCCGGCACGCAGGCCACGTGCTCTTCTTCGAGGAGTTGCTGGGCAAACTGCTCGGACGACAGGCCGGTGGAGGTAATGTCTGGGAAGCAGTAGAACGCGCCCTCCGGCTCGAAGGTGGGCAGCCCCATGGCGTTGAGGCCATCGACAATCGTGCGGCGGCGCTCGTCGTAGGACTGGCGCATGGCCTCCACATCGTCGCCGGAGTCGCGGAGGGCAGCCACGGCAGCGTGCTGGCTGATGGTGGGCGCGCTCATCACCATGTACTGATGCACCTTGTAGAGCCCGCGCAGCAGCGGACGCGGCGCACACGCATACCCCACGCGCCAGCCGGTCATGGCGTGGCCCTTCGAGAAGCCGCCCAGCAGCACCGTGCGCTCGCGCAGCCCGTCGAGCGCCGGCACCGAGACGTGCCCCGCGGCGTGCGCGTCGCCGTAGACGAGGCGGTCGTAAATTTCGTCGGAGATGACGAGCAGGTCGTGTTCGATGACGAGCGCAGCGATGTCTTCCAGCGTCTCGCGCCGGAGCACCGCGCCCGTCGGGTTGTTGGGGTAGCCAAGAAAGAGCACCTTCGTGCGGTCGCTGATGTGCGGCTGCAGGTCTTCGGCAGTGACCTGGAAGTTGGTGTCTACAGAGGTCGGCACGTAGGTAACGTCGCCCCCGGCAAACGTGGCGGTTGGGCCGTACGACACGAAGCACGGCTCAGGAATTAGGATTTCGTCGCCCGGATCGAGCAGCGACAGCATCGTCAGTTGCATCGCCTCGCTGACGCCCACCGTCACCAGCACCTCATGCTCGGGATCGTAGCGCACGCCGTGGCGGGTGTCGAGGTCGTCGGCGATGAGGTCGCGCAGCTCCCGCAGGCCGGCGTTGGCCGTGTAGCTCGTTGCGCCGGCTTCGAGGGCCGCGTGGCCCGCTTGCATCACCGCGGGCGGCGAGACAAAGTCGGGCTCGCCAATACCCAGCGATATGACGTCGTCCATGGTCGCGGCAATTTCAAAGAAGCGCCGAATGCCGCTCGGTGGGGTGGAACGGACGCGCTTGGACAGGCGGTGCTGCAACTCCAACGTGCTTGATGCCGACATACAGCCAGAACGGTTGATGGGTACGCTACGGTCGTGCCCGTGTACCGAAGCACGCCCGGATGGGATCCCACCCCTTGCAGAAGAGGCCCGCGGGCACCGGCCCACTACCACGCCACCAAATCTCCAAACGAGCGACGCAACAGCTGATACAGTCCACGCAGCGGCAACCCCATGACGGTGTAGTAGTCGCCAGCGATGTGCTCAACGAACAGCGGCCCCATCGCGTCCTGAATGCCATACCCGCCGGCTTTATCCAGCGGCGACCCCGTTGCGACGTATGCGTCAATCTCGTCGTCGGAGAGCGACGCCATGGTGACGTCGGTGGAGAACACCTCGGCATCGACCCGGCCCGAGGCGCGGTGCATGAGCGCCAGGCCGGTGTACACGGTGTGGGTTTCTCCACTCAGGCGCCGCAGCATCTGACGGGCAGCGGCGGGATTGGCGGGCTTTTCGAGGATGTCGTCGTCCAATGCCACCACGGTATCGGCGGCCAGCGTGAGGGCTTCGGGATGGTCGTCGGCGACGGGTCGGACCTTCCGGAGCGCCAGCTCCTCCACGTAGTCGGCGGGCGGCGGCACCTCGCGCATAAACTCGTTGGCCGGGCTCACCTGCACCATAAACGACAGGTTCAGTTGCGCAAGGAGCGTGCGGCGGCGGGGCGACTGCGAGGCCAGGATCAGCGGGGCGGTGAGTTGCATGGGGCTGTTGGTGGGTGCAAAGACGCGTACAACGCTTTCCATGATACCATACATTCCCCTCAACTGCTACAAAATAGCTGTGGATCGTCGTGTTTCCACGATCAGTCGCACAAGCAGCACAAGGAGTAGCGCGCCGGCCCCCACGGTGCTCCAGTCGCCCCAGCGGACGAACGGCGTGCGGTGCGTGTACAGCGGCAGCGCGACCACCTCTCCCCGGGCGGCAGCCGGTGCCAGGCGCGGATCGGGGCCGTAGGGATCGATCACCCCCGAGGGCCCGCGCACATCCGCCAGCAGCACGGCGCGTCCCACCGCATGGGCCCGGAGCGCCGCCAGACGCTGGAGGTGACGCGTGCCCCGCAGGGGCCACCACCCCATCTGCGCCACCGTAACGAACGCCCGCGCCTGTTCGCGGCGCACGTACCGGCGCAGATAGGCTCCAAACAGCACCTCAAAGCAGATGAGCGGTCCCACCCGAGCGCCGTCGATGCGAAAGGACCGAGGCCCCGCCCCCCGCACGTAGCCCGCGACACCCCCGGCGGGCAGGTTCCACTGCGCCAGCGCCGGCCATACCGATGCCAACGGCACCTGCTCAACGAACGGCACCAGATGCCGCTTCGTGTACGACGCGGGCGGCGCGGGACCGGTCATCCACAACGCCTGATTGCGATACTGCTGCTCACCGGTGTCACTCGACGTGATCGCGCCCGTCAGCAACGGGATGTTTTGCGCGGCCGCCCATGCGAAGACGGCCGCGCGGAGGCTGTCGTTGGGGGGAAGCGCCGTTTCGGGCCACACCACCGCATCGGGCCGCGTGCCGGGCGTGGTGCCGGCATGCAGGGTCAGACGCTTGAGGGTGCGTAGGCGCTCGCGAGGCGATCCATCGGCCCACTGTGTGGCCGGTAGGGCCGGTTGCACCACGCGCATGTGCAACGCGCCTGCAGAGATCGGGGCAGCCGCTGCGCCGACGCATGCGAAGGGCACAAGCAGCCAGGCCCCCAGCGCCACGCCGGCGGTCCACGTCTGGGCACGCGCCGCGTAGGCGAGGCCGCCGTTCAGGCCCCACACCCACGCACTCACCAGCGGCACGCCGCCCCATGGCGCCAGGACGCCCCCTACGCCTGCCACCGGCTGGGTGTGGCCCATCAGCACCCCGGGCAGCGCCCACGGTCCGTACCGCAGCAGGGCCTCGACGGCCAATGACCCCGCCCCCACCAGCACCAGATGCCCCCCGAAGCCCAACCGCCGCCTCATCCGGGCCGCACCGTACCACGGAAGCGCAAGCAGCGCCCCGCATCCCACCAGGGCCACGCCCGCCGCCACGCTCGGTTGGCCCATGGGATGCTGCAGCGCCCACCGGAAGGCCCACACGCCCCCCAGGCTCCACGCGGCCCACGCCGCGGCAAACACGCGATCCGGCGCCATGCGGTCGGAGCACAGCGCAAGCGGCACCCAGGCCGTCCACGCCAACGCGCCCCATCCGCTCGCTTGCAGGCTGAGGGCGAGACAGACCGCGGCCCACGCGCTTGCGCCAGCGGCCGTCAGCCACGCACGGTGTCGCAGAACGGCCCGCACCTCATCCATCATCGGCCGGCGAAGATGTGTGCGCCGCGAGCTCCTCCAGCGCGTCGCGTAGCGCCGGCCCAAGCAACACGCCCGTGTGCCGGTAGCGCACGTGGCCCTCCGGCCCAATGATGTAGGTGCGCGGCACCACGCGCCCCGGAAACGCGCGCTGCGCCAGCTGCGGACTCACAATCTGCGGATAGTTGAGGCCGTATTCGTCCACAAACGGCCGAACGACCGAAGCTGCGTGGTCGACCGACAGGCCGACAAATTGCACCCCGCGATCCGCAAACGCTTGCTGTGTCGCCACGAAGCCCGGCAGCTCCACGCGGCAGGGCGCGCACCACGTGGCCCACACATTGACCACCACCACCTGCCCGCGATAGTCGCTAAGCCGCAGCGTGGTGCCGGCCAGCGTTGTCGCCTGCACATCGGGCACGGCCCGGCCTTTCTGCGTAACGTCGATGGGTGGAAGGACCTGAAAGTACAGGTAGATCAGGGCGCCCAGCAGCACCGGCCAATGCCAGTACGCACGAACGGCGCGCCACACGCGCTTCCCCCCTGACGGTGCATCAGATGCGGGTGTACTCATGAGGCAGCGGCGGAAGTATCAGACGCATCGAACAGTCCAATCACATCGCAATCGAGCTGCACCACGAACCCGCAGTATCCGCAAACGACGTTTGCGGCGCGCAGGGGCGCGTCATCGGCGGCGTCCGACGGCCCCAACACCGACACCTCGGGGCGCACGCGAAACGACGAGGCGTTGCACATGGGACATCGGGGCGCGCTAGCACGCGTGTTGAGGTGACGGGCAACGCGCTTGCGCTGCGCAAGGGTAAGACGATTGGCCATACGGGCACAACGATTGGGAAAACGAAACGAGTTGAGGCTGCCCGTCGCCGAGCAGCCTCAAGGCACATCAGTCACGAATGAGTGGCGCGGATCATGCAGCCTTTAGACGCAGGGTTTGGTTGGAGTGTGTTTCACAGACCGACGGCAGCGATTGGTGTTGGTCGCGCACACTCACGTGGCGCTACGTCTGAGCTTGTGCATGGCTTGTTTTTTGATTTGCCGCACACGCTGGCTTGCAATCTCAAGCCGCCTGCCAATTTCTCTGATGCTCCGCCTGCGTTTGTAGCCCAGTCCGTAGTACAGCCGCATGACCTCGGCCTCGCGGTCTTGCAGCGTGCTCAGCCTGTGATCAATCTCTTTCTTAACTTGCTTCTGAAGCGTAACCTCTCTCATATCCTCTGGGCGTTGTGTTAGATGTGCGTTTCGAGGTCTTCGCGGCGGTGGCGCTGCCGCAGTTTGCGCAGGGCCTTCTCCTTGATTTGCCGCACCCGCTCACGTGTCAGGTCGAAACGCTTGCCAATTTCTTCGAGGGTTAGCCGGTGCTCGCGGCCCAGCCCGTAGTACAGCCGCGTGATCTCGGCCTCACGGTCTTGCAGCGTGCTCAGCGCCCGCTCAATATCAATCTTCACCGACTCGCCCATCATTTCGTTATCGGGCGTTTCAACTTCGTCGTCGGGGAGAACATCGAGGAGGCTATTGTCCTCATCCTCGCTAAACGGCGCATCAACCGAGAGGTGACGCGAGGTGTGCTGCATCGCTTCGCGCACCTTCTGCACGTCGATTTCGAGCTCCTCGGCCAGCTCCTCAATGTTGGGCTTGCGTTCATGCTCCTGCTGCAAGCGCGCGCTGGCTTTGCGGATTTTGCTGATGGTGCCGATGCGGTTCAGCGGGAGGCGCACCACGCGACTCTGCTCGGCAAGGGCCTGCAAGATGGCCTGGCGGATCCACCACACGGCGTACGAGATAAACCGGAAGCCGCGGGTTTCGTCGAAGCGCTTGGCGGCTTTGATGAGGCCGTAGTTGCCCTCGTTGATGAGATCGGAGAGCGACAGGCCCTGGCCCTGATACTTTTTGGCGACCGAGACGACGAATCGCAGGTTTGCTTCGCAGAGATCGTGCAGGGCTTCCTCGTCGCCCTCCTTGATGCGTTGCGCCAGCTCTACCTCCTCTTCGGGTTCTAGAAGGTCGACCTTGCCGATTTCTTGAAGATACTGGTCGAGCATGCGTTGTTCGCGGGGAACGTACATAAGACTCCGAACGATTGGTGATGGCAGCGGAAAGCGATAAAGATGAGCGCCACGCTACATGCACGGTGCGCCGTTTACGCACAGGGTGTGTTGCATATGGCGAAGGCGGCAACAGACAGTGGAAGCAACGTGGTTACGCAACTGTTATAAGTGCGCGTCGGGCTTGCAATTGTCATTACCGCCTTTCCTCACGGCAGAGCTTAACCCTTGTTCCAGGGTAAACCTACTAATCAACGACTTTCTGCCGATCAAAGTCAATAGTTGACGCGGGAATCTCCAGAATGCCCGTGGCGATATTGCGTTCTTCGCTCATGCGCGGCACTTTGGTTTGTCCGCTTACACTATCTTTGGTCTTTTTTAACCAGGCGTAGAACGTACCCTCGGGAACTGCGGTCACTTCGGGCGGCGCAAAGGCTTGGGCCTCGCGCCGGATTTGGTAGTGCCGGTTCACCTCTTGCAGGTAGGCGTCGATCTGCTTGGCAAAGGCCGCCCCATCGGCAGGGGGCTGCTTAAACTCGATGATCCATTCCAGCCCGGGCAGCGTGCCTTCTTGCGTTCGTTGCGGGGCAATGTGGTAGTCTTTCATGTGGGCGCCGGTGGCTTCGCATGCCGCCCGCAAAGCCGCGCGGGCTTCGTCGCCGTACACCGCTTCGCCGTATTTGTCGATCATCTCGCTGGTACGCCCAGCCACCTGAATCTTGTGCGGCTGGGTGGACGTGAAGCGCACCACGTCGCCCACGTCGTAGCTCCACAGCCCGCTGCACGAGGTGATGTAAAGCGCATACCGCACGCCGGGCTCCACGGTCGCAATGGTGTGGCGGGTGGGCTCCTCGTCGTCTTTCTCGTCCATGGGCACAAACTCGTAGAAGAGCCCATTGTCGAGGTGCAAGAGCATCGACGGATCGTCGACGGTGTTTTGGAACGAGAAAAAGCCCTCCGAAGCGCCGTACGTCTCGATGAAGTCGATGGGCGTGCCAATTTGGGCTTCCAGCAACGTGCGATACGACCGCAGCGCAACGCCGCCCGAAATGAAAAGCTGCAGGTTGGGCCACACGTCGGCAACGGTATGGGCCGTGTCGGCATGTTGCTCGTTGTACACCTCCAGGAGCACGTCAAACAGCACGAGCGCCCACGTGGGGGCCATCACGAGGAGGCGAATGTCCTCATCGACGGTGCGCTCGGCAATGGCGCGGAGTTTCTGCTCCCAGTTCGGAAGGAACGCAACGTCGTTGGGCACTGCCTGCAGCAAGCGGCGGAAATAGCCGGGGGCGGCCTCGGCCAACAGCCCGCTAATTTCCCCAACCATGGTGCCAGGGTAGTTCGGATCCTCCTCGATGCGGCCCGGAAGCGTCAGGTGCTTGCCCAGCAGAAGCCGCCAATTCAGCGTCTCGGCAATGTAGTTGAATCCGGTGCCCATGCTGAAGGCCCGATCGCACGCAATGATCTCGTCGCTGACCGGAATGACCTTGCCCTCGGACACGGTGCCGCTAGACACCGCGAACTTGTCGATGCGGCCCGGCCACGTCACGTCGGGGGCGCCGGCCCGGATGCGTTTGGCATCGTCCCGCAGGTCGTCGTAGGTGTGCAGGGGTACGCGCTCTTGATAGGCCCCCACCACGTCGCTAGCCTGCGCGATAGCGCGAAAGTCGTAGCGCTGCCCCCATTCCGTATCGGCGGCCGTGGTGAGCAACCGGCGCAGCAGGCGCTCCTGCGTTGTTACCGGGTGCTGCAGAAAGCGATCGACGCGCCGCAGCGGACCGAGGCGACGAATCAGAGACCGCAAGAAATCCTTCATATGCGCAATGGAGCAGATGGAACGGCGCGGGAAAGATTGTGCCAAAAGTGCCCGGCGATCTGTTGGAAAGCACGCGACGTGTATACCTTATGCAAGTTGATTGTTCGGCCTTTTTGTTGATTTACTGCAAAGCCATGTCAGATTCTTACGCAGCGCCGTCGTTTGTGCTGGGCGGACGCGCCGGTGGCCTTGATGCACGACCGGGCCAAGCGCACGGCGCCCACGTGATGGGCATCCTCAACGTCACGCCCGATTCGTTCTCCGATGGCGGGCGCTACGTTTCGGTTGAGGCGGCCGTGTCGCGGGCGGCGGCGATGCTCAGCAACGGCGCTGCGATCATCGATATCGGCGGCGAATCGACGCGGCCCGGGGCCGACCCGGTATCCGCCGGCGAAGAGGCCGACCGCGTGGTGCCGGTGGTGGAGGCGCTGCACGAACGCTTCCCCGACGCCCGCTTATCCATTGACACCTACAAGCCGTCCGTGGCGGCGGCGGCCCTGGAGGCCGGCGCACACATCATCAACGACGTGACGGGCCTGCGGCTGCACCCCGAAATGGCCGCGGTGGTGGCGGCCCACGATGCCGCGCTCATCGTCATGCACTCGGTGGGCACGCCCGGCGGGCTGACGGCTCCGCAGCGCTACGACGACGTGGTAGACGCCGTCCGCGACGGCTTGGCGTCGGCCATTGCGCGGGCCGACGCGGCCGGGGTGCAGCACATCGCCATCGACCCTGGCTTTGGGTTTGGAAAAACCACGCGCGACAACCTCCGCCTGATGCACGCCGTGGATACCTTTGTAGCCTTGGGACGGCCGGTGCTGGTGGGCGTCTCGCGCAAGAGCAGCATCGGGAAGGCGCTTGGGACTGAGGACGAGCCGGTACCCGTTGCCGAGCGGCTCTTTGGCACCTTGGGCGCTACGGCCGTTGCCGTTCAGCGGGGCGCGGGCCTCGTGCGTACCCACGACGTGGCGGCAACCGTCGACTTTCTGCGCGTGCTGGGGCAAACGCTGGTGTCTGGCGAGGCCTGACGGCGTAGACGCGCTGGGGGTGCTTCCCACCCTCAGGCACCGTGGATGCAAACGCCTCAGCACTTTCTAGAACGCAGGCGCCTCTCCAATTGATGTTCTACACGAGCGCCTTCCACTGCTCGTCGCCCCCTTCCATCTCTTCCATTGGCTTATCCTGGCGCAGTAAATGCGCCAAACCTCTGCCGCTCCATCAGCAAAAGACGATGTTACGACGGATGCGGGATGGGTATAGTGTAGGTGCGCTTCATTCCCCTTGGTGAATGCGCGCCTCCCCTTGTAGCACCGTACCGCCCCCTACCCATGACGACTGATGCAATTATCGAACGCCTGCTGCTGTGGTCTGGATGGATCGTCCTCTTCATGGGCAGTGCATTTTTGACTGCGAGCCTGCTCAGTGCCAGCATTAGCATCTTTTTGGGGATTCTGGTCCTCCTCGGTGCCTGGATCAGTTTCGGACTCCTGTACACCCTGAGCCGCGTACTGTGCTTGCTCCAAGAAGCGACAGCCCACGACCGCTCGGCTGATGCGTCATCCGCCGCCCCGGAGCCTTCGGGCGACCACATGCCCTCTACCGTTGCGCCGGTGCCGCGGGCGTCGGGCCCCCGACAACCGACGGAGGCACCATGACCCGACGCTCGTTTCTCCACATGCTGTGTGCTGCGGCCGGAGGCGCCGTGCTCGGCGCTGCTGGAGTCCGCGAGGCTCGGGCCGCCGCGTCGCCCGCGCTGCAGTCGCTGGGTGCGGCCTACGTCCGCCAGACCGGCCACACACACGCCTCCGTGGTACGTGCCCTACACGGCCAGGCCCACCCGCCGGCCGCGTACCTCCGGCGCCGCCATGCCGCGGATCGGGCCGCGGGGCGCCTGGTGAACCTGAACGGCCTCTACGTAACCGAAACCGAAGCGCTGCTGAGCGCCCTCGCCTACTTCTCCGGTTGATCGCATGCATACCGACGCCCGAACCCTCGCCGCAAACACGATCCTGCGTGCAGACGTGTGCATCATCGGCGCGGGTGCTGCGGGCCTCACCCTTGCGCAGGCGCTCCACGGCTCGCCGCTGTCGGTGTGCCTGCTGGAGAGCGGCGGCTTTCAGGGCGATCCCCACACGCAGTTTCTGTACCACGGCCTGCACATCGGTCAGCCCGATCATGCCCTGGCCGCTGCGCGGCTCCGCTTCTTCGGCGGCGCCACCAACCACTGGGATGGCTTTTGCAGCCGCCTCGACCCCATCGATCTTGTCGAGAGGCCCTGGGTGCCCTACAGCGGCTGGCCCATCAACTGGGAGGATCTGGCGGCGCACTACCCCGCGGCCCACGCGGTGTGCGACCTGGGGCCGTACACCTACGCGGTAGACGACTGGGAGGCCCCGGCCCAGGGATACGGGCGCCTGCCGTTTGCGCCCAACCGGCTGGAGACAAAAATCTACCAGTTTAGCCCGCCCACGCGGTTTGGTGCCAAGTACCGCACGCTCATCGAGCGCTCCAAGAATATCCACCTGTTTACAAACGCCAACGTCGTGCGCCTGGCGCATCACGCCACCGGGGGGCACCTGACGGGCGTT comes from Salisaeta longa DSM 21114 and encodes:
- the folP gene encoding dihydropteroate synthase, with the translated sequence MSDSYAAPSFVLGGRAGGLDARPGQAHGAHVMGILNVTPDSFSDGGRYVSVEAAVSRAAAMLSNGAAIIDIGGESTRPGADPVSAGEEADRVVPVVEALHERFPDARLSIDTYKPSVAAAALEAGAHIINDVTGLRLHPEMAAVVAAHDAALIVMHSVGTPGGLTAPQRYDDVVDAVRDGLASAIARADAAGVQHIAIDPGFGFGKTTRDNLRLMHAVDTFVALGRPVLVGVSRKSSIGKALGTEDEPVPVAERLFGTLGATAVAVQRGAGLVRTHDVAATVDFLRVLGQTLVSGEA
- a CDS encoding DUF3784 domain-containing protein → MTTDAIIERLLLWSGWIVLFMGSAFLTASLLSASISIFLGILVLLGAWISFGLLYTLSRVLCLLQEATAHDRSADASSAAPEPSGDHMPSTVAPVPRASGPRQPTEAP
- a CDS encoding twin-arginine translocation signal domain-containing protein, encoding MTRRSFLHMLCAAAGGAVLGAAGVREARAAASPALQSLGAAYVRQTGHTHASVVRALHGQAHPPAAYLRRRHAADRAAGRLVNLNGLYVTETEALLSALAYFSG